The nucleotide window CGCTGCGCACGGCGCGGCCCGGCAGCGGCGAGGGACGGCGCGGCCCCGGCGGCTTCCGGGTACCCTGCTGACCTGCGCACGACCGGGCACCTGTACGAACGGGCCCCCTCCGCGGAACGGAGGGGGCCCGCTGTACGGCGGCGAGCGGTCAGGCGGCCCGGGCCTTGGTGGCGTAGATGTCGACGTACTCCTGGCCGGACAGCTCCATGACCTCGCTCATCACCTCGTCGGTGACGGCCCGCAGCACATAGCGGTCGCGGTCCATGCCGTCGTAGCGGGAGAAGTCCAGCGGCGCGCCGAAGCGCACCGTCACCGGCGCGATGTGCGGGCGGCCCTTGCCGCCGGGCTGCACCTTGTCCGTGCCGATCATCGCGAACGGGAGGACGGGCGCGCCGGTCATCAGGGTCAGCCGGGCGATGCCCGTACGGCCGCGGTAGAGCCGGCCGTCGGGGGAGCGGGTGCCCTCCGGGTAGATGCCGAAGACGCTGCCCTCCTCCAGGATCCGGCGGCCGGTCATCAGCGCGGCGACCCCGCCGTGCCCGCCGTCCCGGTCCACCGGGATCATGCCGGAGCTGGTGAAGAACCAGGCCATCGCCCGGCCCTTGAGGCCCTTGCCGGTGACGTACTCGTCCTTGCCGATGAAGTACACCGGGCGCTTGACCACCAGGCTCAGGAAGAGCGAGTCGATGAACGTGACGTGGTTCCCGGCCAGGATCACCGGCCCGGTCGCCGGAATGCGCTCCATGCCCTCCACCTTCGGGCGGTACAGGACACGCATGACGAATCCGAGAATCGCCTTCAGCACAATGCGGGACAACGGGTCCTCCGGGTCGTGGTGGTCAACGTCGAGCAGGCGCAGAACTCTGCAGCCCAGGACGATACTCGCGGGTCACTCCCGCGCGCACATCGGGTTTACGAGGTCGATACACACAGTTGACGTGTGTTACCACCAATGTTCCCCCTGAACTTCGCGTGCGTCTCCCCGGCATCACCCGTCCGTGCTTACGATCGGCCTGGTTCCGTGGGCCGGGGTGCAACACGCCTCACCGCACGCCGGAAAACACCCGGAAGCACCTGCAGGACGACAGAACATCTCAATCGAAGGAGCGTGCGTATGCACAAGCGGGAGCAGCCGGGACGGCGGACACTGCTGGGGGCGGCGGCCCTCGGGGCGGGAGCGGCGGTGTTCGGCGGGGCCGGCCAGGCCAGTGCCCGCGAACGCGGTGGCGAGACAGCCCGGGACCTGCCGGTGCCGCTGATCATCGGTCACCGCGGCGCCAGCGGCTACCGCCCCGAGCACACCTTCGGCTCCTACCAACTCGCCCTCGACATGGGCGCGGACGTCATCGAACAGGACCTCGTCCCCACCAAGGACGGCCACCTCGTGTGCCGTCACGAGAACGACATCACCGCCACCACCGATGTCTCCGCGCACCCCGAGTTCGCCGGCCGCAAGACCACCAAGACCGTCGACGGGGTGAAGCTGACCGGCTGGTTCACCGAGGACTTCACGCTCGCTGAGCTCAAGACGCTGCGCGCCAAGGAGCGCATACCGGGAACCCGGCAGCACAACACCCTC belongs to Streptomyces sp. NBC_01454 and includes:
- a CDS encoding lysophospholipid acyltransferase family protein, with the protein product MSRIVLKAILGFVMRVLYRPKVEGMERIPATGPVILAGNHVTFIDSLFLSLVVKRPVYFIGKDEYVTGKGLKGRAMAWFFTSSGMIPVDRDGGHGGVAALMTGRRILEEGSVFGIYPEGTRSPDGRLYRGRTGIARLTLMTGAPVLPFAMIGTDKVQPGGKGRPHIAPVTVRFGAPLDFSRYDGMDRDRYVLRAVTDEVMSEVMELSGQEYVDIYATKARAA